One window of the Rosa rugosa chromosome 3, drRosRugo1.1, whole genome shotgun sequence genome contains the following:
- the LOC133738793 gene encoding disease resistance protein RPV1-like isoform X4 — MATQLRASSSLSSVPFSTRSYTHDVFLSFRGEDTRYNFTGHLHRNLVQRGINTFKDDDDLPRGEEISEALLRAIEVSKLSLIVFSEDYASSEYCLDELVHILECRRSKNQMVRPIFYKVDPSDVGQQRGTFGKALAEHERRFEDDKVLRWRAALLEAANLSGWHFSSGYESKFIDIIVEEVSTQLKDRTNLDVAKCPVGINSRLQDMLEILDVRGGDHIRMVGIWGSGGIGKTTIAKAVYNTVAHEFDGSCFLANVREGSEQYGGLVNLQNIILSKIPGGKELKVINVDEGITLLRERLRYKRILLVLDDVDQSDQLEKLAGRPDWFHSGSRVIITTRDRHLLIAHRVSQIYKARGLNRHEACELFLENALMTNRNMDDDERLAVNTTVEYAQGLPLALKVLGSHLCSKPIHRWQALLDGHRRSPLQGIQKILKISYDALEEPEKEIFLHIACFFKYKNKNDVISILEGCGYSNPMSSIEVLEEKALLNVEHSYIFMHDLLEEMGKKIVHEESPKEPGRRSRLWYHNDVLQVLTENTGTRTIEGIMVKMPTADVIRLSPKCFKNMGNLKFFINVNGRFCGRIDYFPKQLRFLDWPNCPLKFLPSDFNMKNLVQLSMPCSRISRFGKEFKSMKNLKSLNLKECKFLAQSPDLSGSPNLESLDLSCTSLKKIHPSVGSLQKLIRLNLAGCSNLVTLPEKVNWRSLREIDLDCCRRLKSFPEIMGEMKYMTSLLLKHTGIKALPSSIRYLINLESLGLFYCENLTDLPCSIYELQNLKVVCLDGCRKLVTFPNKEDSEVLPTYSKVSHDNRDSLSKRKRRSEGEFNLSKRMRRSEGSSLEPEPDTEFNSALPWLHQFLAIDSNLSNFDFLASLNLDKLDLSGSPIVILPECINKVVNLRRLFLSGCTSLVEIPELPPRIEWLVVRDCVSLERISKLSNIVERKESQIMIEMMDLTNCWRLCQNLVQMANKDDDDEVHADLFSRLLSSPQSKFRITFPVPRSEVPKWFSCQMDFKGHCRFEFWIETLANFRWDNTGLALAVAVDQKGQLDAYFEVYIQINEVYILDSEHSTKSDNVWLHYVPFLEMWPVGYMRPLPPFTCRVVIYQDWDSGSSIKSCGVHLVMPPNEDVCMKLIRAENLTSELSDDELELSDDEVDQDLSED; from the exons ATGGCCACCCAATTGAGAGCTTCTTCCTCATTATCTTCTGTTCCTTTTTCTACCCGTTCATACACACACGATGTGTTTCTGAGTTTCAGAGGCGAGGATACACGCTACAATTTTACAGGTCATTTACACAGAAATTTGGTTCAAAGGGGGATCAACACTTTcaaagatgatgatgatcttCCAAGAGGAGAGGAAATATCAGAAGCACTTCTCCGAGCCATTGAAGTATCAAAGCTCTCTCTCATTGTGTTCTCTGAAGACTATGCATCCTCAGAGTATTGTTTGGATGAACTAGTTCATATCCTTGAATGTAGAAGATCAAAGAACCAAATGGTTCGGCCAATCTTTTACAAAGTGGATCCATCGGACGTAGGACAGCAACGAGGTACATTTGGTAAGGCACTTGCAGAGCATGAGCGCAGATTCGAAGATGACAAGGTGTTAAGATGGAGAGCAGCTCTTTTAGAAGCGGCTAATTTGTCTGGGTGGCATTTCTCGAGCGG GTATGAATCTAAATTTATTGATATAATTGTTGAAGAGGTCTCTACACAACTAAAAGATCGTACCAATTTGGATGTGGCAAAGTGTCCGGTTGGGATAAACTCTCGCCTACAAGACATGCTTGAaattttagatgttaggggagGTGATCATATACGTATGGTAGGGATATGGGGAAGTGGTGGAATAGGGAAGACAACAATTGCTAAAGCTGTTTACAATACAGTTGCCCATGAGTTTGATGGTAGCTGCTTTTTGGCAAATGTTAGAGAAGGTTCAGAGCAATATGGAGGTTTAGTCAACCTACAAAACATCATTCTTTCAAAGATTCCAGGGGGCAAAGAACTGAAAGTAATCAATGTTGATGAAGGAATTACTTTGTTGCGGGAGAGGTTGAGATATAAAAGGATTCTTTtagttcttgatgatgtggatCAATCGGACCAGTTAGAGAAATTAGCTGGGAGACCAGATTGGTTTCACAGCGGTAGTAGAGTTATCATAACAACAAGAGATAGGCATTTGTTGATTGCTCATCGAGTGAGTCAAATATACAAGGCCCGGGGACTTAATCGTCATGAAGCTTGTGAGCTATTCCTTGAAAATGCCTTGATGACTAATAGAAATATGGATGATGATGAAAGACTCGCAGTTAACACTACTGTTGAATATGCTCAAGGCCTTCCATTAGCGCTGAAAGTTTTAGGTTCACATCTGTGCAGTAAACCTATACATCGGTGGCAAGCTTTATTAGATGGTCATAGAAGAAGTCCTCTTCAAGGCATTCAAAAGATTCTCAAAATCAGTTACGATGCACTGGAAGAACCAGAGAAAGAAATTTTCCTTCACATTGCATGCTTCTTCAAATATAAAAATAAGAACGATGTGATATCAATATTAGAAGGTTGTGGTTACAGCAACCCTATGTCTAGTATTGAAGTTCTTGAAGAAAAGGCCCTCCTAAATGTTGAACATTCTTATATTTTCATGCATGATTTGCTAGaagaaatgggaaaaaaaatagtTCATGAAGAGTCGCCTAAAGAGCCTGGTCGGCGCAGCAGATTGTGGTATCACAATGATGTTCTCCAAGTTCTAACAGAGAACACG GGAACAAGGACCATTGAAGGCATAATGGTAAAGATGCCAACCGCAGATGTGATACGCTTGAGTCCTAAATGCTTCAAAAACATGGGAAATCTTAAATTTTTTATAAACGTCAACGGACGGTTTTGTGGAAGGATTGATTATTTTCCGAAGCAGTTGCGGTTTCTTGATTGGCCTAATTGTCCGCTGAAATTTTTGCCCTCCGATTTTAATATGAAGAATCTGGTTCAACTTAGTATGCCTTGCAGCCGCATCTCACGTTTTGGAAAAGAATTCAAG AGCATGAAAAATCTGAAATCTTTAAATTTGAAGGAATGTAAATTCCTAGCACAAAGCCCAGACCTGTCTGGAAGCCCAAACTTAGAGTCGCTGGATCTAAGCTGTACAAGTTTAAAGAAGATTCACCCTTCGGTTGGATCCCTCCAAAAGCTTATTAGGCTGAATCTTGCAGGATGCTCAAACCTCGTGACGCTTCCTGAAAAAGTTAACTGGAGATCCCTCCGTGAGATTGATCTTGACTGTTGTAGAAGGCTGAAGAGTTTTCCtgaaattatgggagagatgaAATACATGACATCCTTGCTTCTAAAGCACACTGGCATCAAAGCATTGCCTTCATCCATTCGATATCTAATTAACCTTGAATCGTTGGGTTTATTTTATTGTGAAAACCTCACAGATCTACCTTGCAGCATTTATGAATTGCAAAATCTGAAGGTGGTTTGTTTGGACGGGTGCCGAAAACTAGTAACATTCCCAAATAAGGAGGACTCTGAAGTGCTTCCAACTTACTCAAAGGTTTCACATGACAACCGTGACTCTTTATCGAAAAGAAAGAGACGGAGTGAAGGTGAATTCAATTTATCGAAAAGAATGAGACGGAGTGAAGGCAGTTCATTGGAGCCAGAGCCAGACACTGAATTCAATTCGGCGCTTCCTTGGCTACATCAATTCTTGGCGATTGATTCcaatttgtctaattttgatttCCTCGCGTCCCTTAATTTAGATAAACTTGATTTATCAGGAAGCCCCATTGTTATTCTTCCCGAATGCATCAACAAAGTTGTCAACTTGAGGCGTCTCTTTTTGAGTGGCTGCACGAGTCTCGTAGAAATTCCAGAGCTTCCACCAAGGATTGAATGGTTGGTTGTGAGGGATTGCGTATCATTGGAAAGAATTTCGAAGTTGTCAAACATTGTGGAGCGTAAAGAATCACAAATAATGATTGAGATGATGGACTTGACTAATTGCTGGAGACTCTGTCAGAATTTGGTTCAGATGGCAAacaaggatgatgatgatgaggtgcACGCTGATCTCTTCTCTCGACTCCTATCTTCTCCGCAATCCAAATTCAGAATTACATTTCCAGTTCCAAGAAGCGAGGTTCCAAAGTGGTTCAGCTGTCAAATGGATTTCAAGGGGCATTGTCGGTTTGAATTTTGGATTGAAACACTTGCAAATTTCAGATGGGACAACACAGGATTGGCTCTCGCTGTTGCTGTTGATCAAAAGGGGCAATTAGACGCTTATTTTGAGGTCTATATTCAGATCAATGAGGTCTATATTCTCGACTCAGAGCATTCAACAAAGTCGGATAATGTGTGGCTGCACTATGTTCCCTTCCTTGAAATGTGGCCAGTTGGTTATATGCGTCCATTGCCCCCTTTTACGTGTCGAGTCGTTATTTATCAAGATTGGGACTCTGGCTCCTCCATAAAAAGCTGTGGTGTCCACCTTGTAATGCCACCCAATGAAGACGTTTGTATGAAGCTAATCCGTGCAGAGAACCTCACCAGTGAACTTTCTGATGATGAACTTGAACTTTCTGATGATGAAGTTGAT CAGGACCTCTCGGAGGACTGA